TTATCTGACGTGACTGAAAGTAGAAAGTAAGTCTAGTTATACCGCGACGCTAACAGTACAATCGtcgaaagaaaattaaatatccATCTGACAACGGTGGACAGGTGAGTACATCCATATGTACAGTTTTAAGTAACTGCAACAGAGGACATGGTAATACATAATTagaagataaaaagaaaatagaataaAAGAGGAGTGTGACCTATTCATATTAAACTTATTCATACATATTTAAActcttttttatttgaatttcagATAATCGTATACATATCAAGGTatactattaattttataaggTGAAACAGTTTTACCAATAATTTCACCCCATGTTTAGAGCCGGAAGTCATGCTCATAGTTAAAAGTTCAAATTAATTATCCACCATAGCCAAAGTTCGTCCAATTTAATGGGAAACGTCAAAGACGACCGTTGGTTCTGTTATCAACTCAACTTTTTAAAAAGTAAGTAGGCTTTCCCTGGTGGGCCATTCCCTGTTTTGAAACTGGCCTAATCTTCCTCTTTTATGTAATTACCTTATTATCCTTTTCAAAACTTTTTTAGATATATTTTCCCAAATCCATGTGtcaatttaactaattattattattaacaatacactttacaattaaatttaattaattaaaaaatataagagtttttttcaaaaaatttttttggatgcattgttattttaaaaccataatattttttttggacTCACTTatcataaaactaaaataattttgtaaTACTGATTATAAATCTTAATTGTGAACTTAATCAAATTcaatattacaaaataattattttaatataaaattaaaatttttagtagTGATGTGGGCAATTTggtgattaaattaaaaattaaaattctatatatttgtaaaatcataatctttaaatttttatcaaaaaagaaTAACGATGAACTTGTTTTACCTTTGAATCAATGTTTAACAAACACTAAAGCACTAAAATTTTCTGAAAACTATCCTACGACTCTGACCCGTTTTCTAGAGGTCATATGTCAGATCATTGGTCTCATATTACGCAGATTCTCTTGGCTACTTCTAAAGGTTCTTCCCTAGTACAACACATGGTTTTTCTAGTTTCCTACATATGGAAGATAGGAATGAAAAGATCTTAAGGATTTTGCTAGGACGTGTTTTGAGGTGGTTGCATTTGCTGCTTCGAGTAGAGAGGATTTCATTTCTGCAAACTCATCTGAAACTTTGGTTCATCAAGGAGACGCAGCTCATATCAGGTTGGTTTCCTTCTTAGGCAAATCTAGTGGCTTCTCAAAGATTATTGTGAAGGGTGATTCTTCTTCAGTCATTCAAGCTTTTCAAGGTCACCAAATGCTTGTTCGGATTCAGGCAGAATTCTTTGCCGTGGGTTCCAAGATCTTACAATCGAGCTGCCCACTTTTTAAGCAAAAAGTTTATTCAAGATAGCTCATTTAGTTGTAATCCTTTTCGATTGAACTTTGTTGCTTCTCTTCCTTATTGAGAATATCTTGTATTATAattctaaagaaaaaaaattgagtaaattatattttaatttttgaaaatcaattttttcaaaTCGAAGATTTTTCTATCCATAATTTCGTTAGTCAATtagtcaaataaaaataaatattttaaatatttaaaatatattgttGAACACTTAAAtgagaatttaatatttatgtgaaaatttttatatcgtataaattttactttattttttaagttttaatgtaaattttaatgtaattgatgatcaatttttatatttttaaaattaaaattttaaatctttttatttttcatccaTTTAAAATTAGAGTTTTTTCATTGATTATAGACATTAGTTTAGTTCAAAATTAGTGGATGATCAAATTTTTTCTGAATTATCAAAGTTTAtaacttatttaaaaattacttaataTCATTTAAAaggtattaaaaataaataaaattgtaaatattttttaaaattttaaaattataagtatttaaatattttaataaataaaaatcgaagaaaaaaagtattaaaaattagttaaatgaaatattataaataaaaattaataaaaatttaagtattttttcaaataaaaaataaagaattaaattgtttaaattataatagataaaaTCAGATTGATTATACAGGGatttaaatgtataattttaaaaatatagaaactgattcattatttatattaaaatttaaaaatttacgtataatttatttatttaaaaagataataaaaatattttcacttttttaaatgtaaaaatgAATGGAAACATTTTTTATTTAGACGGGTTAATAATAAATGGATTTAattgttgaattttaaaaatataaagatttatttattaattatattaaaatttaaaaaataaaatataatttatttaaaaaattatactcgataaatattttttaaaatgaaatattcAAAAAAGTTAGATGGGATCCGAAGACAATTGCATGGATTAACAAAAGCTAATTTGAATTATAGTGCcgaaagatttaaaaaaaaaaggcagaGAGTCATTTCACTAAGTAGCAGTTGGGGACAGATTAGTCATTATTTGAATTTGGAAGCGACACAAAATTCCCATCCCCAACTTAGCGAGGGAATATCATCACTGTGTATTACTATTTGATAAGAGTAAAATAAAGAAGGGGACAAATCGGTCATTATTTGAATCCTTTGAAACTCTGACAGCTCCCACCCCGTCCCCTCCAAACTGAACTCATACAGTAACCCACAGAGAGAGATAAGCTTAAAGAAACACCAAATCTGCAAAACACACTGTTTTTAGAGAGAGCGAGAGAGCAGAGAAGGAAGAAAATCTCTGGAGGACAGAGCTAAAACGTAAGGGAAAGAGAGGAGGAGGAACAAatctttctctttttccttGTAGTTTTGATTAGAAGAGGAATTGAATCTGGTTTCTCAGGTTTAAATTTGAAGAAAGATCAAGTAAAATGTCAGGTTACGTTGGGATTCTCGTATCAGATCCATGGCTTCAAAACCAATTCACTCAGGTCGAGCTTCGCAGCTTAAAATCTCACGTAAGCTATCTATTGAAACTTCAAATCTCTCTTGTTTTTTAATCTATATgtgtttttttaatgttctattGGTAATGTTTGGCTTTGTTTGAAAATGAAGTTTATGAGCATGAGAAGGGAGAGTGGCAAGCTCACGCTCAGAGACTTGGCTTCCAGGATGTCCAGGTTGAAGGTAGTGGGAGAGAATCTGACGGAAGAAGAAAGAGCTTCGCTTATTCAAGATTTGTATCAAAATCTCGACGATGAGGTCGATTTCGAGTTCTTTTTGAAGGTGATCAGCTTTCACTTGCtccttttttcaattaatttgctCTAGTTTCAGATTCTTATTTCTGTGTGAGACAGATAGGCAccagatttttttttcctcagTTGTTTAACGCCTGAATCACGTTGATCttgaatttttttccttttctgtttTAATATGGTTTTCTTGATTAGATAGCAAGCTATCAAATCCAACAATGGCTGCTTGGAAATGAAGGGGAAGAACAGATTTAAATACTTATACAGATTTTCAATCTATTGATATTTGgacaaagagaaaataaatttaatgctCATACCAGTATCCATATTTTCTTTGTAATTTCGGTTTCACGAAAGGGAGCCATCACAATATAAGGTTTTCTCTTCCCCCCCCCAAAAGAAGAAATTCTAACCAATTAATTTTGGGCTTAAAAGTGGCTTTTTGTGTTGTAAAAtctttctttaattaatttgagCATAATTTCCCCGTGAAAAATGATTACTGAAATTAGTGGGTCAAATAGGATATCATGCCTTGAATAGCCTTCAGAAATAAAGCTTATTTTTAGTGGGATGTTAAAGTGGAATTTGAAATCACTGCAGGTATATTTGCAACTCCACGCACATGCAAGTGCAAGGACAGGAAATGTTGCAAAGAACTCATCTGCATTCCTTAAAGCCGCCACCACTACATTGCTTCACACCATCAGTGAACCCGAGAAGGCATCCTATGTTGCTCATATCAACAACTACCTAGGAGAAGATCACTTCTTAAAGAAATACCTCCCTATTGATCCTTCGACCAATGATCTCTTTGAGATTGCAAAGGATGGGGTTCTACTTTGGTATCATGCTTTATTCTCATCATGTTGTTCTCTgtattaattttgtaaattttagaTGGTAGGCATAGGATTTTGAAGCATTCTTCTTTGATACAGCAAGCTTATCAACTTGGCAGTGCCTGGTACTATTGATGAAAGGGCTATTAATACAAAGAGAGTGCTCAATCCATGGGAAAGGAATGAAAACCATACACTCTGTCTTAACTCAGCTAAGGCTATTGGATGTACCGTTGTCAATATTGGGACCCAAGACTTCATTGAAGGAAGGGTATGTGGACATGGAGTTCTGTGTTTATTTCATCCCTAGGATTATATCGAGTTCAATCAGTTGATGCATATGATTTGTATGAAGTAGTTTTAATTAACGGTGATCTATGATAATAATATCCTCGTTGGTTTCAATTTCAGCGCCATCTTGTTCTTGGATTGATATCTCAAATCATTAAGGTAAGATCTCAAGGATTTTGCCCTATATTTGAATTTAATGATGAATTCTTGATAATATTCTATAAAGTCTGAAACTTTCTGCTCATAAAATGAAAGCATTACATTTTATAAGGCTTTGATATTCATAAAAATCAACAGAATGTACACTATTAGGTGTTTACACAAATGTTAGTTGATGACGCTATATATGGTGTACTTTTTAATTTGTATCTTCTCACTGATAGGTACTTTAAAAGATTTTTACCTTAACAACATCTCTGTGGTCATGATGTTTTAGATACAACTCTTGGCGGACCTCAATCTGAAGAAAACACCTCAGTTGGTGGAGCTAGTTGATGACAGTAAGGTATGTAgtattctttttttcttataaattctTCAATGATtggttttttcaattatttttacatTTGCATAATTCCCTGTGTAAATAGGATGTGGAAGAGTTGTTGAGTTTACCACCGGAGAAGATCCTACTAAGGTGGATGAATTTCCAGTTGAAGAAAGCTGGATACAAGAAAATAGTCACAAACTTCTCTTCTGATGTGAAGGTAGAACAGAGCCAAGTCTTTATCATAAATAATTTCATAAGTTCATATCTCTGACCAATTTTATGTTCATTCTGATGCACCCAAACTTTCGTATAGTCTTTAAGGCACTATGACTGTATTCTTGAAAAGAAGTCTTGGCCTCTCAAAGGTTTTGACTGACAAGTAGTGGTTGGTGTCCTGGATTCTTCATGCTCGCAATATGTTTCTCATTTTAGCTTATAGTATGATCTGAATAGAATTTTCTCTTGAATATAATTGAGCTAtgaatgatatatattttaacttATACTCTGGAAACCTGTGATGCTGATAATCCATAATGTTTAAGTCGGTATTAGTTAccaatatttttattgatgtaATCAACGCCAATGCTTTTGATGTTTGAATGATACGTTTATTATCTTTTGCAATTGATTTATACACCAAAAACTAATAAGGAAAGGTGAAATATTACTTGGATAATAGTTTTTTGACCATAGATTGACTCTAGAATCTAGATCAAATTAGATACCACTGTTTTATGAATATCACACATACTTTGTAACGATCACTGATTTATCTCATGATTGTTGTGCGTTTAACCTAGATTTTTGTTTCATCACTGAAGTACTAGCTTCAGCTGTCTTGGTAAGGAATCCTTGTTTGCATCTAGGCTGCAAGCGTACAatatcaatttcttttttttttttcttttctcttgaaGAAATTATGACATATTCAACATTTATATAACAAATTTACCTTTCTTATGTTCCTAGTCATTCTTTTATTGTTGAATTGACATACATATCGTGTAATGAGTTATTAATATAATGTAGTAGTTATTACCTTCAGATTCATGCTAGCTGCATCTAACTTCAACAGTGTATTATTATTTGTCTTCCTTCTCTGTTGCTAGCAGAATTGGCTAAAATTCTTCCAGATTTGTTATGTTAAGTTGTTAACGGTAAAGAACATTAAAACAAACCCCAATATTTTGGTTTCGTGGCAGGACATAATTTTTCTGATATATATCCTTAGGATTATGCTGGTGTATAACTAGAGAATATCCTACCTGCAGGATGCGGAGGCTTATGCTCACCTTTTAAATGTTCTTGCACCAGAGTATAGTAATCCCTCTACATTGACAGTGAAAGATCATCTAGAGAGAGCGAAGTTAGTTCTTGAACATGCAGATAGGATGGGTTGCAAGAGATATTTAACTGCAAAGGACATTGTTGAAGGTTCACCAAATCTCAACCTTGCCTTTGTTGCGCATATTTTCCAGCATAGGTGAGAATAGATCTTTTCTTAAGCAATGGATTTCATGCAAAATGGTCGTTTTTTTACACAAAGTGATGGGTTCCTTCCACTCATCTGtctaaaattaaagataaaagacTAACTAGTGACTACCATTTTTTGCCTGCAGGAATGGGCTGTCCACCCAAACTAAACAGATCTCTTTTCTTGAGACACTACCTGATGACACACAAATATCTAGAGAGGAAAAAGCATTCCGATTTTGGATGAATAGTCTTGGGAATTCGACCTTTATTGACAATGTCTTTGAAGATCTCAGGAATGGGTCAGTATCAGCTTAAAGTTTTTCTCAAACATTAACATTTCTATCATGATGCTTTATCCAAACCTTTTGAACATAAATACATCTCATTGAGCTATGATTTTGTATCAACATTAAATTGACAGAATAGAAAGAGTTCCAATGGCTTGATGATAGCTGAATACTGGATCTACTTCATTTTACTTTCATTTTCAATCTATGCTAAAATGAATTATCTGTTGCTCCGCAGCTGGGTGCTTCTAGAGACACTTGACAAGGTGTCACCTGGGATTGTTAATTGGAAGAT
This genomic interval from Manihot esculenta cultivar AM560-2 chromosome 12, M.esculenta_v8, whole genome shotgun sequence contains the following:
- the LOC110628508 gene encoding fimbrin-2, whose translation is MSGYVGILVSDPWLQNQFTQVELRSLKSHFMSMRRESGKLTLRDLASRMSRLKVVGENLTEEERASLIQDLYQNLDDEVDFEFFLKVYLQLHAHASARTGNVAKNSSAFLKAATTTLLHTISEPEKASYVAHINNYLGEDHFLKKYLPIDPSTNDLFEIAKDGVLLCKLINLAVPGTIDERAINTKRVLNPWERNENHTLCLNSAKAIGCTVVNIGTQDFIEGRRHLVLGLISQIIKIQLLADLNLKKTPQLVELVDDSKDVEELLSLPPEKILLRWMNFQLKKAGYKKIVTNFSSDVKDAEAYAHLLNVLAPEYSNPSTLTVKDHLERAKLVLEHADRMGCKRYLTAKDIVEGSPNLNLAFVAHIFQHRNGLSTQTKQISFLETLPDDTQISREEKAFRFWMNSLGNSTFIDNVFEDLRNGWVLLETLDKVSPGIVNWKIANKPPIKLPFRKVENCNQVVKIGKQLKFSLVNIAGNDIVQGNKKLILAYLWQLMRCNMLQLLKNLRFHSHGKEITDADILKWANNKVRDAGSQSRMDSFKDKSLSDGIFFLDLLSAVQPRAVNWSLVTKGVTDEEKKMNATYIISIARKLGCSIFLLPEDITEVNQKMMLTLTASIMYWFLKQPVEEKPNGTSDSETISNSTVDDSASESSLEENGHL